A DNA window from Tenuifilaceae bacterium CYCD contains the following coding sequences:
- a CDS encoding ABC transporter ATP-binding protein, producing the protein MAIIEVVNVEKIYNDSEAKVSALKGINLQFNQGEFTTIVGPSGSGKTTLLNLLGGLDKPSNGRICVDGVWVDTLSGSKLIDFRLHHIGFVFQAYNLIPVLTASENVELIMQLQGIPSNIRRKVAHDLLDQVGLADRYDSRPSQLSGGQQQRVAVARALASKPKFILADEPTANLDGKSAENLLEIMEHLNHEHGVTFIFSTHDQRVVSKAHRVVLLEDGVVKSDEFQV; encoded by the coding sequence ATGGCAATTATAGAAGTAGTAAACGTCGAAAAAATATATAACGATTCCGAGGCTAAGGTTAGCGCACTAAAAGGAATCAACCTACAGTTCAATCAGGGTGAATTTACCACAATAGTTGGACCTTCTGGTTCGGGAAAGACAACCCTGCTTAATTTGCTGGGAGGTTTAGACAAACCATCGAATGGACGAATCTGTGTTGATGGCGTTTGGGTTGATACGCTTTCTGGATCAAAGTTGATAGATTTTCGCTTGCATCACATTGGCTTTGTATTTCAGGCATACAATCTGATTCCTGTGTTGACTGCCAGTGAGAATGTTGAATTGATTATGCAACTGCAGGGCATTCCTTCAAATATTCGTAGAAAGGTTGCTCACGATTTGTTAGATCAAGTTGGATTGGCCGATAGGTACGATAGTCGTCCATCACAACTCTCCGGAGGACAGCAACAGCGGGTTGCTGTTGCAAGGGCTTTGGCCTCTAAGCCAAAATTTATCCTTGCCGATGAGCCTACAGCAAATCTTGATGGAAAATCAGCAGAGAATTTACTCGAAATAATGGAGCATCTAAATCACGAGCACGGTGTTACGTTTATCTTCTCAACACACGATCAACGTGTGGTTAGTAAGGCGCATCGCGTAGTTTTGCTAGAGGACGGAGTGGTTAAGTCTGACGAATTTCAAGTATAG
- a CDS encoding ABC transporter permease gives MVVVVTLAVGLLGGVMFMGLINGWVKQRVHDSIYNEIAHVQIHNPKYLLNEETQNYITDYPSVAAVLDTIKNVKGYSGRIKIFGMAQSDRASGGIVVMGVNPKEEKTVSEIYKNMLVGDFLDGDHRIPSIIIGSKVAETLKLINFNISKEKIDSMDVSLIPLEIKEKLTQLSDQRFRSKILFQKELKKVLSQKEYDSYVDFLVKQFSEFRLNSSLILTLQTPQGELHNQLFKVRGIYKTTNTSFDARFAYVHRNVLAATAGLDESQVHEVAIISSGMEEAKALSSQLSKNLKDLTVQNWSEVSPEIAMYAEFGDFMGLIYVSIILFALAFGIVNTMMMSVLERIRELGMLMAIGMNKIRVFGMIMVESIMLSITGGAVGMILSAGILAILSRTGIDFSMWAEGFEALGYASVIYPDASVQDYVLITILVILTGMIASLWPARRALKLKTVEALRHE, from the coding sequence ATGGTTGTTGTTGTAACCCTTGCCGTGGGATTGTTGGGTGGTGTAATGTTTATGGGTTTAATTAATGGCTGGGTTAAACAGCGTGTTCACGATAGCATATACAATGAGATTGCCCACGTTCAAATTCATAATCCAAAGTACTTGTTGAACGAGGAAACCCAGAATTATATTACCGATTATCCTTCTGTTGCTGCAGTTTTGGATACCATTAAAAATGTTAAGGGCTATAGCGGAAGAATAAAAATATTTGGAATGGCTCAATCCGACAGAGCTTCGGGTGGAATCGTTGTTATGGGGGTTAATCCAAAGGAGGAGAAAACTGTTAGCGAAATATATAAAAATATGCTTGTTGGCGATTTTTTGGATGGAGATCATAGAATACCCTCCATTATTATTGGCAGCAAGGTGGCTGAAACCCTAAAATTGATAAACTTCAACATTTCAAAGGAAAAAATCGATTCTATGGATGTTTCGTTAATTCCCTTAGAGATCAAGGAAAAGTTAACGCAATTGTCTGATCAACGATTCCGATCGAAAATTTTGTTTCAAAAAGAGTTGAAGAAAGTTCTTTCGCAGAAAGAATATGATTCTTATGTTGATTTTCTGGTGAAACAATTCTCCGAATTTCGATTAAATAGTTCATTGATCCTTACACTTCAAACACCTCAAGGTGAATTGCATAATCAACTATTTAAAGTAAGGGGTATTTACAAAACAACAAACACTTCATTCGATGCTCGTTTTGCTTATGTCCATCGGAATGTTTTGGCTGCAACTGCAGGGTTGGATGAATCGCAAGTACACGAGGTTGCGATAATTTCCTCTGGGATGGAAGAGGCTAAGGCGCTATCATCTCAACTCTCAAAGAATTTGAAAGATCTGACCGTTCAAAATTGGAGCGAGGTCTCGCCCGAAATAGCTATGTATGCTGAGTTTGGTGATTTTATGGGTCTCATCTATGTATCTATAATCCTTTTTGCACTTGCCTTTGGTATCGTTAATACAATGATGATGTCTGTTCTTGAGCGTATTAGAGAGTTGGGAATGCTTATGGCTATAGGAATGAACAAAATCAGGGTTTTCGGTATGATTATGGTTGAATCAATTATGCTTTCCATAACAGGGGGGGCTGTTGGTATGATACTTAGTGCTGGAATTTTGGCGATACTAAGCAGAACAGGAATTGATTTTAGTATGTGGGCTGAGGGTTTTGAGGCTCTTGGGTATGCATCGGTAATTTATCCTGATGCTTCGGTTCAAGACTATGTTCTTATTACAATTCTGGTGATTTTGACTGGAATGATAGCATCGCTTTGGCCTGCCCGAAGGGCATTAAAGTTAAAGACCGTTGAGGCATTGAGACACGAGTAA
- a CDS encoding ABC transporter substrate-binding protein, translating to MIKNGIESYSGFIHIQHPDYADDPSLENTVEYNDSINNALSHFPNVKAISTRLETFALASSGNITKGVLVLGINPEAEQKFSNPEKFLVRYFISEKGLLELDNIDIPADLKSKLKGLKGEGYIDSLKLKTSLELLPEQHQYFSKICVIFQFGGDFLQENDSDVVISFRLFKFLNLNVGDSLILLSQGYQGSSAAGVYRVRGIVKLSNPELDNKVVFMPLGVAQNFTGTENRVSYWAVNLNNSDDDAMIQTQNELKNQFNTDGIDVKNWKELNKILVQQINSDNQSGKAFLVLLYFVVFFGIFGTVIMMVHERIHEFGVLISVGMQRVKLAILTFLEMVLMSLIGVVLGLGFSIPIIYYYYFNPVRLTGEMAKMMMDMGFEPLMPMEPFGAFVVWQGLVVLIMVLIASIYPLRRIYRLVEVEAIRK from the coding sequence ATGATTAAGAATGGGATTGAATCCTACTCGGGGTTTATCCACATTCAGCATCCCGACTATGCCGACGATCCTTCGTTGGAGAATACTGTTGAGTATAACGATTCAATAAACAATGCGCTATCCCATTTTCCTAATGTTAAAGCCATATCAACAAGGCTCGAGACTTTTGCATTGGCCTCGTCGGGTAATATTACAAAAGGAGTGTTAGTTCTGGGAATAAATCCAGAGGCCGAGCAAAAATTCTCCAATCCCGAGAAATTTTTAGTTCGTTATTTCATATCGGAAAAAGGGTTACTTGAATTGGACAATATCGATATCCCTGCTGATCTTAAAAGCAAACTGAAAGGTTTAAAAGGCGAGGGCTATATCGATTCTTTAAAGTTAAAAACCTCGTTGGAGTTGTTGCCTGAACAGCATCAGTATTTCAGTAAAATTTGCGTCATATTTCAGTTTGGAGGTGATTTTCTGCAAGAAAACGATAGCGATGTAGTTATATCGTTTCGTCTTTTTAAATTCTTAAATCTTAATGTTGGAGACTCTTTAATTCTGTTAAGTCAAGGATACCAGGGATCTTCTGCTGCTGGAGTTTATAGAGTTAGAGGAATTGTTAAGCTATCAAACCCAGAGTTAGATAACAAGGTTGTTTTTATGCCGTTGGGTGTTGCACAGAATTTTACAGGAACAGAGAATAGGGTTTCGTATTGGGCTGTCAACTTGAATAATTCCGATGATGATGCAATGATTCAAACACAGAACGAGTTAAAAAATCAATTTAATACTGATGGAATTGATGTGAAGAACTGGAAGGAGTTGAATAAAATTCTTGTACAACAGATAAACAGTGATAATCAGAGCGGAAAGGCTTTTCTTGTCTTGCTCTACTTTGTGGTTTTCTTTGGAATTTTTGGAACAGTAATAATGATGGTACATGAGCGTATCCACGAGTTTGGTGTCCTTATCTCGGTTGGTATGCAGCGTGTAAAACTTGCTATACTTACCTTTCTCGAAATGGTCTTAATGTCCCTGATTGGGGTTGTATTAGGGTTAGGTTTTAGTATACCTATTATATATTACTACTATTTCAACCCTGTTCGGTTAACCGGAGAAATGGCCAAAATGATGATGGATATGGGATTTGAACCACTTATGCCTATGGAGCCGTTTGGTGCATTTGTGGTTTGGCAGGGCTTGGTTGTGCTGATTATGGTACTAATAGCGAGCATTTACCCTTTGCGAAGAATTTACAGATTGGTTGAGGTTGAGGCTATTCGCAAATAA
- a CDS encoding outer membrane lipoprotein-sorting protein gives MNSKRFLIISLLLSASLGVFSQNATEIVKRADDKMRGEKSSYSEMTMKIVRPAWERSVSFKSWGKGTELSLVYITAPARDKGQSFLKIKREMWSWNPQINRTVKLPASMLSQGWMGSDFTNDDLLNQRSVVVDYTHKIVGEEKVDNVVCFKIELLPKPEAPVVWGKMNLWISKEHDLVLKTEYYDEDGYLVKTELGHTLKTMDGRLMPTVYELIPADEQGNKTIVTMDKIQFNIPIEDKFFSIQNMTKIR, from the coding sequence ATGAATTCAAAAAGGTTTTTAATTATTAGCCTTTTGTTGTCAGCATCGCTTGGTGTTTTTTCGCAGAATGCTACTGAGATTGTAAAACGTGCCGACGATAAAATGCGTGGCGAGAAATCGAGCTACAGCGAGATGACAATGAAGATTGTCCGCCCAGCCTGGGAGCGTTCCGTGTCATTCAAGAGTTGGGGAAAAGGCACGGAACTATCGTTGGTTTATATCACCGCACCAGCACGGGATAAGGGACAATCTTTCCTGAAAATAAAGCGCGAGATGTGGAGTTGGAATCCGCAGATAAACCGTACGGTTAAGTTGCCCGCATCAATGCTATCGCAGGGTTGGATGGGCTCCGATTTTACTAACGACGATTTGTTGAACCAACGTTCAGTGGTTGTTGACTATACTCATAAAATTGTAGGAGAGGAAAAGGTAGATAATGTCGTTTGCTTTAAAATAGAGTTGCTCCCAAAGCCCGAAGCTCCGGTTGTTTGGGGTAAAATGAACTTATGGATATCCAAGGAGCACGACTTAGTTCTAAAAACAGAATATTATGATGAGGATGGCTACTTGGTTAAAACAGAGCTGGGGCATACGCTTAAGACAATGGATGGTAGGTTAATGCCAACGGTTTACGAGTTGATTCCTGCTGACGAGCAAGGCAATAAAACCATAGTAACAATGGACAAGATTCAGTTCAATATACCTATCGAGGATAAGTTCTTCTCGATTCAAAATATGACTAAAATACGATAA